A genomic window from Silene latifolia isolate original U9 population chromosome Y, ASM4854445v1, whole genome shotgun sequence includes:
- the LOC141631412 gene encoding uncharacterized protein LOC141631412 → MGDGVRWPRPPVEGQSWRKDSKKKCEFHHDIGHTTEDCYTLRRKIRRLYEQGELSHLLSRGGKQQDKLGSAKSAAPPACTKIINMIISGLDLSGLIYSAAKRRATENKGDRPETSCRVSYCDLPAIAFDEEDIHDSQEHHDALIITLSMVNCTVRKVLVDTDSSVNLIMLKTIENMGFSEKDLQKKTIPLVGFSGETTNSLGEIMIPTYAGGINKQVRYLFIDGPFTYNVILGRPWLHLMKAVPSTYHQCVKFPTPWGIEKIRGDQEEAKGCYKKALK, encoded by the coding sequence atgggagatggagtaagGTGGCCTAGGCCACCAGTAGAAGGACAATCATGGCGAAAAGACAGCAAGAAAAAGTGCGAGTTCCATCATGACATCGGACATACCACGGAAGATTGCTACACTCTACGCAGGAAGATCAGGCGCCTATACGAGCAGGGGGAGCTGAGCCACCTActatcacgtgggggcaagcagcaggacaAGTTGGGATCTGCAAAGTCTGCAGCACCACCTGCATGCACCAAGataataaacatgataataagcgGCTTAGACCTAAGCGGATTAATATATTCGGCAGCCAAGAGACGTGCTACTGAAAATAAGGGAGACAGACCAGAGACCTCCTGCAGAGTTTCCTATTGCGATCTGCCTGCTATCGCCTTCGACGAGGAAGATATACACGACAGCCAGGAACACCATGACGCACTTATCATAACATTGTCAATGGTCAACTGCACGGTTAGAAAGGTTCTGGTAGATACTGATAGCTCAGTCAatctaatcatgctgaaaaccatagaaaacatggggttcagcgagaaaGACTTGCAGAAGAAGACCATCCCACTGGTGGGGTTTAGTGGAGAAACAACTAACTCATTGGGAGAGATCATGATTCCAACCTATGCAGGAGGAATTAATAAACAGGTGAGATACTTGTTCATAGATGGACCATTTACCTACAATGTTATTCtcggaagaccatggttgcatctAATGAAGGCAGTCCCCTCAACGTATCATCAATGTGTGAAGTTTCCCACGCCCTGGGGAATAGAAAAAAtacgaggagatcaggaggaagccaAAGGCTGCTACAAAAAGGCATTGAAGTGA